Below is a genomic region from Telmatobacter sp. DSM 110680.
TGACCGAGGCGCGTTCGCTGATGGCGGGAGACCTCAGTGCACGAGTATTTCGCCAGCCCACAGCCGATGAATCGCAGAAGCTAGCCGCGCTCGAGAAGGGAATTCCTGGGAGCGACTTGACGTGGGTGACGGAGACAGTCTCCATGGCTTCAGTGCCTCCTGATCCAGTGCCAATTCTTGTTACGTTGAAGGCGGTCGATCCCGACCGGTATCCGTTCTACGGTTCTGCGCAGCTAGAACCTGCAATGGGCTTGCAACAGGCCCTGAATGGCGACTCTGCTGTGGTTGCTGAAGAGTTCTTGATCAGGCTCAATGCGCATGTCGGGCAGACTTTGCGGCTGGGTGGGAAGAACTTCAAAATTGTCGCGGTCCTTTCGCAGGAGCCAGACCGGATTTCAGCCGGCGCTGGCATAGGCCCGCGCGTGATGGTATCGCGTTCCTCTCTGCAAAGCTCAGGCCTGATGGCTCCCGGGAGCCGTGCTGCCCAACGTATGTTACTGAAGCTGCCGCCAACCGCAGACGATACGGCTGTGCGCAAACAAGTTGAATCGATTTTGCCCGACGCACAGGTGATGGATTTCAAGGAAGGAAATCCGGCACTGAGCCAGGGGCTCGACAACGCTACTGCAATTCTCAGCCTTATCTGTCTTGTCGCCATGGTGCTTGGCGCGATCGGTGTAGCAATGGCGATGCATGCTCACCTCGAGCAGCGCATGGACATGCTCGCGATCCTCAAGGCAGTGGGGGCACAGTCCTCCGACTTGTTGCGTATTTTTCTTCTACAGACCATGGCGCTCGGGCTCATAGGCGCTTTGATCGGTGTCGCAGGTGGAGCAGCCGTGATGGAGGCCCTACCAGCCGTGTTCGGCAAACTGCTGCCGGTACACACCGTGATGCATTTTCCGTGGCGAGCAGTGCTTGCGGGTCTGGGAACTGGATTGCTTACGACATTGCTGTTTTGTCTTCCACCGCTACTCGATGTCCGCACTGTGAGACCTATTCTGGTCTTGCGCAGGCTGGTAGAGCAAGGGCCTAGTAACGCGCGCGACTGGTTTGGGCGCTTGTGGTCTCGACGCCTGCAGATAGCCATTGCCGTGCTTGTCATCGTGGCCCTTGGAGCAATTGCGTGGGCATTGTCTGATTCAGTAAAGGTTGGTGGCTGGTTCGCACTGCTGTTCACCGTCGCACTAATCGTGCTACTGGTACTGGCTGCAGTGGCTCTGCGCGTGCTGAAATTCGCTCTCAATCGTGTGAGGCTGCATCTGCCGTCTTCATTGCGTCATGGTCTTGCAAATCTCTACAGGCCAGGCAATCAATCAGCCGCCGTCCTTGCCTCACTTGGCACCGGCGTCATGCTCATTCTTGCCGTGTATCTGATGCAGAGCACATTGCTGCGCGAAATCCGTGAGACTGCCTCGCCCAAGTTGCCCAACGTGTTCCTTATCGACATTACCTCTGACGAAGTTGAGGGTGTCAGGTCTTTCTTTCAGCATCAGCCTGGCGTCACTGCGCCGCTCGATTTGATTGCAGGCGTTCAGGGACGCTTCGTCTCTTTCAACGGCAAATCCCTCGATGATTTGAAAGAGCAGCACTTCCCACGGAGAATGCTGGAGAACGCTGAACTGAGCTGGGCAGATGCGCCCCCGGAAGGCGACAAGGTGACCCAGGGTAAATGGTGGACCGATGCGAATGCCGCTGAAGTCGCTATTGGTGAGGGCACGGCACAGCGGCTTCATCTCGGAGTCGGCTCTTCAGTGGAGATCGCGATCGGCGGTCGCGTTCACGCGCTAAAAGTTACCGCTCTTTACAAATCTGACGGACAACATTTGGCCGCGCGGATATCGTTCATGCTTCCTTCCGGCCAGCTCAAGGATGAACAAGCAACATGGTATGGAGGCGCTCACGTCGATGCTAAACGGGTTCCGACGATGGAGAGGGCACTTTTCGCCGCTTATCCAACAGTGACTGTGATCAACATCGCCGACGTGCTCGATCGCATCGAGAGCGTGGTCGACCAGATCACTTTTGTAGTGCGTTTCCTGGCCGGCTTTTCGATTCTTGCTGGACTAATGATCCTCGCATCGAGCATCGCAAGTGCACGTTTCCGACGCATGCGCGAAGCGGTTGTACTGAAAACGTTGGGTGCAACCCGTATGCGCATCGTGCGAACATTCAGTGTCGAATTTTCCGTGCTCGGTCTGCTGGCTGGCTCAGTTGGCGTGATCTTTGCAAATATCCTCACGCGCGTACTATTGCGCAAACTTGAAGTCAGTTTTCAAATCGACTGGTACGCGACAGCTTTTACGCTGGTGGGGACGGCTATCCTTGCAATGGGAACAGGGTGGATTGCGAGCTTCCGTATCCTTGGGCTGCGGCCACTGGAAGTATTGCGCGAAGAATGAGGTGCTTGCGCCGTACAGACGGTTTGACCGGCTAAAAGTTTGCACGTATTATGAGATAGTTGGCCTTAGCGCCTGAATGTTCTGTTTGGCCAAGTCAGAACGGCTGCAATGGCCCGCATCGCGTTTGTTGCCCCCTCGTTCAATGGTAGGACAGCTGCCTCTGGAGCAGCCTATCGGGGTTCGAATCCCTGGGGGGCAGCCAATACACATTTTCTGCACATCTCCAGACATCTCCCAAAATCTCTGAAACACGCCAAAGTCTGCATAAACACTGGGCTTTATTCTCTATGCTCGTATCTAGAGGTCTATGGGTGTATCCCCCAAGCGCACAGACCTTGCTGTATAAATTGCTGTACAATTGGCGCGAAATCGCACTTATACAGCAAGTGGGGGATAAAACACCTTGAATCTGACAGATGCGAAACTACGCAAGACAAAGAACGATACAGCAAAGCCTGTGAAAATGAGCGATGGGCGCGGCCTTTATTTGCAGGTGAACCCGAAAAACGGCGGGAAATACTGGCGTTACGG
It encodes:
- a CDS encoding FtsX-like permease family protein, coding for MADRALSWQRAGAIAWRDLKSAPGKFAFVVLSVAVGVAALVGVRGFSESFRTTLMTEARSLMAGDLSARVFRQPTADESQKLAALEKGIPGSDLTWVTETVSMASVPPDPVPILVTLKAVDPDRYPFYGSAQLEPAMGLQQALNGDSAVVAEEFLIRLNAHVGQTLRLGGKNFKIVAVLSQEPDRISAGAGIGPRVMVSRSSLQSSGLMAPGSRAAQRMLLKLPPTADDTAVRKQVESILPDAQVMDFKEGNPALSQGLDNATAILSLICLVAMVLGAIGVAMAMHAHLEQRMDMLAILKAVGAQSSDLLRIFLLQTMALGLIGALIGVAGGAAVMEALPAVFGKLLPVHTVMHFPWRAVLAGLGTGLLTTLLFCLPPLLDVRTVRPILVLRRLVEQGPSNARDWFGRLWSRRLQIAIAVLVIVALGAIAWALSDSVKVGGWFALLFTVALIVLLVLAAVALRVLKFALNRVRLHLPSSLRHGLANLYRPGNQSAAVLASLGTGVMLILAVYLMQSTLLREIRETASPKLPNVFLIDITSDEVEGVRSFFQHQPGVTAPLDLIAGVQGRFVSFNGKSLDDLKEQHFPRRMLENAELSWADAPPEGDKVTQGKWWTDANAAEVAIGEGTAQRLHLGVGSSVEIAIGGRVHALKVTALYKSDGQHLAARISFMLPSGQLKDEQATWYGGAHVDAKRVPTMERALFAAYPTVTVINIADVLDRIESVVDQITFVVRFLAGFSILAGLMILASSIASARFRRMREAVVLKTLGATRMRIVRTFSVEFSVLGLLAGSVGVIFANILTRVLLRKLEVSFQIDWYATAFTLVGTAILAMGTGWIASFRILGLRPLEVLREE